The following are encoded together in the Glycine max cultivar Williams 82 chromosome 8, Glycine_max_v4.0, whole genome shotgun sequence genome:
- the LOC100819904 gene encoding fimbrin-5 isoform X1 — MSYAEMMTDDVQTSREERCFQLWINSLGISTHVNNMFEDVRNGWILLEVVDNIFPRSVNWKHATRPPIRMPFRKVENCNQVIKIGKQLRFSLVNLAGNDIVQENKKLILALLWQLMRFTMLQLLKILRSDSQGKEITDADILKWVNRKVKSTGRTSQIESFKAWTEASSIPRALVSIILRLPRLKFTIVTLGKDGCIMLEKCVDDAVLVSPEISEVIHNQSNKLGSFSHGYTYSGHPAACAVAIEALNIYNLKLMLFWQYQYHLLSVTLVRQ, encoded by the exons ATGTCCTATGCTGAGATGATGACGGATGATGTACAAACATCTAGAGAAGAGAGATGCTTCCAACTGTGGATCAATAGTCTTGGAATTTCTACACATGTAAATAATATGTTTGAGGATGTCAGAAATGG ATGGATACTTTTAGAAGTGGTAGACAACATATTTCCAAGATCAGTTAACTGGAAACATGCAACAAGACCTCCAATTAGAATGCCATTCAGAAAAGTCGAGAACTGCAATCAGGTCATAAAAATTGGTAAACAACTGAGATTCTCACTAGTCAATCTAGCTGGTAATGACATTGTGCAAGAAAATAAGAAGCTCATTCTTG cTTTATTGTGGCAGCTCATGCGATTCACAATGCTTCAACTGTTGAAAATTTTGAGATCTGATTCCCAAGGAAAGGAGATCACTGATGCTGATATCCTGAAATGGGTGAACAGAAAAGTGAAGAGCACTGGCAGAACTTCTCAAATAGAGAGCTTCAAG GCCTGGACAGAGGCATCATCTATTCCAAGAGCACtagtttcaattattttaagattGCCAAGACTTAAATTTACGATTGTAACCTTGGGAAAAGATGGCTGCATAATGCTTGAGAAATGTGTGGATGATG CTGTCCTTGTAAGCCCAGAAATTTCAGAAGTTATACACAATCAAAGCAACAAACTTG GTTCATTTTCTCATGGTTATACTTACTCTGGACACCCTGCAGCCTGTGCCGTTGCAATTGAAGCACTCAACATCTATAA CTTGAAGCTAATGCTATTTTGGCAGTATCAGTATCACTTGCTGTCTGTAACGCTGGTGCGGCAGTGA
- the LOC100819904 gene encoding fimbrin-5 isoform X2, protein MSYAEMMTDDVQTSREERCFQLWINSLGISTHVNNMFEDVRNGWILLEVVDNIFPRSVNWKHATRPPIRMPFRKVENCNQVIKIGKQLRFSLVNLAGNDIVQENKKLILALLWQLMRFTMLQLLKILRSDSQGKEITDADILKWVNRKVKSTGRTSQIESFKAWTEASSIPRALVSIILRLPRLKFTIVTLGKDGCIMLEKCVDDGSFSHGYTYSGHPAACAVAIEALNIYNLKLMLFWQYQYHLLSVTLVRQ, encoded by the exons ATGTCCTATGCTGAGATGATGACGGATGATGTACAAACATCTAGAGAAGAGAGATGCTTCCAACTGTGGATCAATAGTCTTGGAATTTCTACACATGTAAATAATATGTTTGAGGATGTCAGAAATGG ATGGATACTTTTAGAAGTGGTAGACAACATATTTCCAAGATCAGTTAACTGGAAACATGCAACAAGACCTCCAATTAGAATGCCATTCAGAAAAGTCGAGAACTGCAATCAGGTCATAAAAATTGGTAAACAACTGAGATTCTCACTAGTCAATCTAGCTGGTAATGACATTGTGCAAGAAAATAAGAAGCTCATTCTTG cTTTATTGTGGCAGCTCATGCGATTCACAATGCTTCAACTGTTGAAAATTTTGAGATCTGATTCCCAAGGAAAGGAGATCACTGATGCTGATATCCTGAAATGGGTGAACAGAAAAGTGAAGAGCACTGGCAGAACTTCTCAAATAGAGAGCTTCAAG GCCTGGACAGAGGCATCATCTATTCCAAGAGCACtagtttcaattattttaagattGCCAAGACTTAAATTTACGATTGTAACCTTGGGAAAAGATGGCTGCATAATGCTTGAGAAATGTGTGGATGATG GTTCATTTTCTCATGGTTATACTTACTCTGGACACCCTGCAGCCTGTGCCGTTGCAATTGAAGCACTCAACATCTATAA CTTGAAGCTAATGCTATTTTGGCAGTATCAGTATCACTTGCTGTCTGTAACGCTGGTGCGGCAGTGA
- the LOC100819904 gene encoding fimbrin-5 isoform X5, which produces MSYAEMMTDDVQTSREERCFQLWINSLGISTHVNNMFEDVRNGWILLEVVDNIFPRSVNWKHATRPPIRMPFRKVENCNQVIKIGKQLRFSLVNLAGNDIVQENKKLILALLWQLMRFTMLQLLKILRSDSQGKEITDADILKWVNRKVKSTGRTSQIESFKLEANAILAVSVSLAVCNAGAAVKKIPLYKHIAWLETRLWYYLCFHSMLSMEAHMQEIS; this is translated from the exons ATGTCCTATGCTGAGATGATGACGGATGATGTACAAACATCTAGAGAAGAGAGATGCTTCCAACTGTGGATCAATAGTCTTGGAATTTCTACACATGTAAATAATATGTTTGAGGATGTCAGAAATGG ATGGATACTTTTAGAAGTGGTAGACAACATATTTCCAAGATCAGTTAACTGGAAACATGCAACAAGACCTCCAATTAGAATGCCATTCAGAAAAGTCGAGAACTGCAATCAGGTCATAAAAATTGGTAAACAACTGAGATTCTCACTAGTCAATCTAGCTGGTAATGACATTGTGCAAGAAAATAAGAAGCTCATTCTTG cTTTATTGTGGCAGCTCATGCGATTCACAATGCTTCAACTGTTGAAAATTTTGAGATCTGATTCCCAAGGAAAGGAGATCACTGATGCTGATATCCTGAAATGGGTGAACAGAAAAGTGAAGAGCACTGGCAGAACTTCTCAAATAGAGAGCTTCAAG CTTGAAGCTAATGCTATTTTGGCAGTATCAGTATCACTTGCTGTCTGTAACGCTGGTGCGGCAGTGAAGAAAATTCCTCTGTACAAG caCATTGCCTGGCTGGAAACAAGACTTTGGTACTACCTATGCTTTCATTCAATGTTATCAATGGAGGCTCACATGCAAGAAATAAGCTAG
- the LOC102661060 gene encoding uncharacterized protein: MSIRTNRFKAVDRVLKDLERVEKEGKLNDLKSELNKIKEVFLKVKENEEELLDTLAVVDGYIRNKNIAKLREEEGHFCQKIWNSTLKLLPAAASSGQSSHHAQAAASSHHHVTPLPSSTTPQLHQEEDLQIIKDYYNNLDDFDKRIFSSLLQFPENAVFKRREIALWFSQYGDYRWNSVWVDSILKSKVIVPHGNGKSPIASKFKINPLLRHKSLSPLFQNQEVPFCDYYSQIKTSSSSRGSDIGYGRLILDQRNIGYGRLVLDQRKIKISDGFGFKSFRAVYNFGASYLNFGPGWMAKMKDLWVLQLGRFMQDSPKHHIEVDSEEFLKELSGHEDLLCLSLRGISRIFELPPSIVKIESLGILDLKACHNLETLPSDISSLQSLWYLNLSECYLLDRMPKGIQNLTRLKVLKGFVLGSSSKTPCRISDIAANLKRLVRLSIRIGSGAVIQEGEFESLKKLSELEHLKISWGVFDTRYIDIQISVPSSLKKLHLEGFPGQNIPEWLKPSKLPQELELRELHITGGKLKSLDHGENNDWVVEMVYLKYLKDLDVDLEHLQKLFPSLRYVEIKQILNQPYLEWSIN, translated from the coding sequence atgtctATTCGAACAAATCGCTTTAAAGCAGTGGATAGAGTGTTGAAGGATCTGGAGAGAgtagaaaaagaagggaaattGAATGATTTGAAGTCTGAGTTGAACAAGataaaggaggtgtttttgaaggtgaaggagaatgaagaagaactCCTTGACACGTTAGCGGTTGTGGATGGCTATATTCGCAACAAAAACATAGCTAAGTTGAGGGAAGAGGAGGGACACTTTTGCCAGAAAATATGGAATTCAACTCTAAAGTTGCTGCCAGCTGCTGCCTCATCTGGACAATCATCTCATCATGCTCAAGCTGCTGCCTCATCTCATCATCATGTCACACCACTCCCTTCTTCCACCACTCCACAACTTCATCAGGAGGAGGACTTGCAAATTATTAAGGACTATTATAACAACCTTGATGATTTTGACAAACGTATCTTCTCATCTCTCTTGCAGTTTCCTGAAAATGCTGTTTTCAAGAGAAGGGAAATCGCTCTCTGGTTCTCTCAGTATGGTGATTATCGTTGGAATTCAGTTTGGGTTGATTctattttgaaaagtaaagtAATTGTACCCCATGGTAATGGCAAGTCTCCCATTGCgagtaaatttaaaattaatccgTTGCTCCGTCACAAGTCACTAAGTCCATTGTTTCAAAATCAGGAAGTGCCGTTTTGTGATTATTATTCACAAATAAAGACCTCATCTTCATCTCGTGGCAGTGATATTGGGTATGGACGTTTAATACTTGACCAACGTAATATTGGGTATGGACGTTTAGTACTTGACCaacgtaaaattaaaataagtgatggttttggttttaaatcGTTCCGTGCTGTTTATAATTTTGGTGCAAGTTATCTTAATTTTGGACCCGGATGGATGGCCAAAATGAAGGATTTGTGGGTGCTTCAACTGGGTCGTTTCATGCAAGATTCACCAAAACATCATATTGAAGTGGACAGTGAAGAATTCCTCAAGGAGTTGAGTGGTCACGAGGATTTGCTCTGTCTTAGCCTTCGAGGGATATCAAGAATATTCGAGCTTCCACCTTCCATCGTAAAAATTGAGAGCCTAGGAATTCTAGATCTCAAGGCCTGTCACAATCTAGAAACGCTACCTAGTGATATTTCATCATTGCAAAGTCTCTGGTATTTGAATTTGTCTGAGTGCTACTTGTTGGACAGAATGCCAAAGGGGATTCAGAACCTGACTAGGCTTAAGGTACTGAAGGGATTTGTATTAGGTAGTTCTAGCAAGACTCCCTGCAGAATATCTGATATTGCTGCAAATTTGAAAAGACTAGTGCGACTCAGCATACGTATAGGAAGTGGGGCTGTGATCCAAGAAGGCGAGTTTGAAAGCTTGAAAAAGTTGTCAGAACTTGAGCATCTAAAAATATCATGGGGTGTATTTGACACAAGGTACATTGATATTCAGATAAGTGTGCCTTCAAGTTTGAAAAAGTTGCATCTTGAAGGCTTTCCTGGCCAAAATATTCCAGAATGGTTGAAGCCTAGCAAACTACCTCAAGAATTGGAATTGAGAGAGCTACATATAACAGGAGGAAAACTCAAAAGTTTGGATCATGGGGAAAATAATGATTGGGTTGTGGAGATGGTGTATCTCAAGTACCTAAAGGATTTGGATGTTGACTTGGAACATTTGCAAAAGTTGTTTCCTTCTCTAAGGTACgtagaaataaaacaaatcttAAACCAGCCATACCTTGAATGGAGCATTAATTGA
- the LOC100819904 gene encoding fimbrin-5 isoform X3, translating to MSYAEMMTDDVQTSREERCFQLWINSLGISTHVNNMFEDVRNGWILLEVVDNIFPRSVNWKHATRPPIRMPFRKVENCNQVIKIALLWQLMRFTMLQLLKILRSDSQGKEITDADILKWVNRKVKSTGRTSQIESFKAWTEASSIPRALVSIILRLPRLKFTIVTLGKDGCIMLEKCVDDAVLVSPEISEVIHNQSNKLGSFSHGYTYSGHPAACAVAIEALNIYNLKLMLFWQYQYHLLSVTLVRQ from the exons ATGTCCTATGCTGAGATGATGACGGATGATGTACAAACATCTAGAGAAGAGAGATGCTTCCAACTGTGGATCAATAGTCTTGGAATTTCTACACATGTAAATAATATGTTTGAGGATGTCAGAAATGG ATGGATACTTTTAGAAGTGGTAGACAACATATTTCCAAGATCAGTTAACTGGAAACATGCAACAAGACCTCCAATTAGAATGCCATTCAGAAAAGTCGAGAACTGCAATCAGGTCATAAAAATTG cTTTATTGTGGCAGCTCATGCGATTCACAATGCTTCAACTGTTGAAAATTTTGAGATCTGATTCCCAAGGAAAGGAGATCACTGATGCTGATATCCTGAAATGGGTGAACAGAAAAGTGAAGAGCACTGGCAGAACTTCTCAAATAGAGAGCTTCAAG GCCTGGACAGAGGCATCATCTATTCCAAGAGCACtagtttcaattattttaagattGCCAAGACTTAAATTTACGATTGTAACCTTGGGAAAAGATGGCTGCATAATGCTTGAGAAATGTGTGGATGATG CTGTCCTTGTAAGCCCAGAAATTTCAGAAGTTATACACAATCAAAGCAACAAACTTG GTTCATTTTCTCATGGTTATACTTACTCTGGACACCCTGCAGCCTGTGCCGTTGCAATTGAAGCACTCAACATCTATAA CTTGAAGCTAATGCTATTTTGGCAGTATCAGTATCACTTGCTGTCTGTAACGCTGGTGCGGCAGTGA
- the LOC102664917 gene encoding protein BOBBER 2, whose product MSNPITFLVRVFEFVSEHSDFLETKSAEKEVASLVCAVEKKREFLKVEREKVEKKKREDLKASKERGKSDKRLKEEKKSKAEDTNKDKSTSRVPNKGNGLDLEKYSWTQSLQEVNVNVPVPNGTKSRSGHLGYQGWQ is encoded by the exons atgtcaaacccTATCACTTTTCTGGTGAGAGTCTTCGAGTTCGTCTCCGAACACAGTGACTTTTTGGAGACAAAGAGCGCCGAAAAGGAGGTAGCATCGTTGGTGTGCGCAGTTGAGAAGAAGAGGGAGTTTCTCAAGGTGGAGAGAGAAAAggttgagaagaagaagagagaggacCTCAAGGCCTCGAAGGAGAGGGGAAAATCCGACAAGAGGttgaaggaagagaagaaatCCAAAGCCGAAGACACCAACAAAGACAAAAGCACCTCCAGAG TTCCAAACAAAGGTAATGGCTTGGATTTGGAGAAATACTCTTGGACTCAATCACTTCAAGAGGTTAATGTTAATGTTCCGGTGCCAAATGGAACCAAATCAAGA TCCGGTCACCTTGGATACCAAGGATGGCAATGA
- the LOC100806386 gene encoding uncharacterized protein LOC100806386, protein MDEWRRKNTGFGSKEIHQSSDTSNAVLSLLKTYGCSESQFSVLPRDGNHHKSGTFTVSYLINSCGVSPKLARELSNRVNLKNPDGPNAVLDLLKNYGFCKTKLAKLVGRHPLVLVADAENTLLPKLKFFRFIGVSDAGMPKILIANSSILKRNLEKCLIPRYEILKSVLCDDREVVRALRNSPLGFIYGDLVNALVPNIKILKQCGVAQASISLLITIALSAAYVKHSRFVEAVKTVKEIGFSPLKNNFVVAISVLVTMRKSVWDSRFEVYQRWGWNHEMSLRAFRKFPGFMIFSGETFTKKMSFLVKDMGWPSEAIAEYPQVVAYSLEKRIIPRFSVIKILKSKGVLTCTLVPLFA, encoded by the exons ATG GATGAATGGAGAAGAAAAAACACCGGCTTTGGCTCCAAAGAGATTCATCAATCATCAGATACATCAAATGCTGTCCTTAGTCTTCTGAAAACCTACGGATGCTCCGAAAGCCAGTTCTCTGTCTTGCCAAGAG ATGGAAACCACCATAAAAGTGGCACCTTTACTGTGTCTTACCTCATTAACTCATGTGGGGTGTCCCCAAAACTGGCAAGGGAACTCTCCAACAGGGTCAATTTGAAAAACCCTGATGGCCCAAATGCTGTTCTTGATCTTCTCAAGAATTATGGGTTCTGCAAAACAAAACTTGCAAAACTTGTTGGGAGACATCCTTTAGTGCTTGTTGCAGATGCAGAGAATACCCTTTTGCCTAAACTCAAGTTCTTTCGTTTTATTGGGGTCTCCGACGCTGGCATGCCTAAAATCCTGATTGCTAATAGTTCTATCTTGAAGAGGAACTTGGAAAAATGCCTCATCCCACGTTATGAGATCCTAAAGAGTGTACTTTGTGATGATCGGGAAGTTGTTAGAGCTTTGAGAAATTCCCCTCTTGGTTTTATATATGGTGACTTAGTGAATGCCTTGGTTccaaacattaaaattttgaagCAATGTGGTGTGGCTCAGGCATCCATATCATTACTAATAACCATTGCTCTGTCTGCAGCGTATGTGAAGCATTCCAGATTTGTGGAAGCAGTCAAAACAGTTAAGGAAATTGGGTttagtcctttgaaaaataattttgtcgTGGCTATTTCTGTGCTTGTAACTATGAGGAAATCAGTCTGGGATTCAAGGTTTGAGGTTTACCAGAGGTGGGGCTGGAACCATGAAATGTCTCTTCGAGCATTTAGAAAGTTTCCTGGTTTTATGATATTTTCAGGGGAGACTTTTACCAAGAAAATGAGTTTCCTGGTGAAGGATATGGGTTGGCCATCAGAAGCTATTGCTGAATATCCTCAAGTTGTAGCGTACAGCTTGGAGAAGAGAATTATCCCTAGATTCTCAGTAATcaaaatcttgaaatcaaaaggTGTGCTAACATGTACATTAGTTCCATTATTTGCATAA
- the LOC100819904 gene encoding fimbrin-5 isoform X4 yields MSYAEMMTDDVQTSREERCFQLWINSLGISTHVNNMFEDVRNGWILLEVVDNIFPRSVNWKHATRPPIRMPFRKVENCNQVIKIGKQLRFSLVNLAGNDIVQENKKLILALLWQLMRFTMLQLLKILRSDSQGKEITDADILKWVNRKVKSTGRTSQIESFKAWTEASSIPRALVSIILRLPRLKFTIVTLGKDGCIMLEKCVDDACAVAIEALNIYNLKLMLFWQYQYHLLSVTLVRQ; encoded by the exons ATGTCCTATGCTGAGATGATGACGGATGATGTACAAACATCTAGAGAAGAGAGATGCTTCCAACTGTGGATCAATAGTCTTGGAATTTCTACACATGTAAATAATATGTTTGAGGATGTCAGAAATGG ATGGATACTTTTAGAAGTGGTAGACAACATATTTCCAAGATCAGTTAACTGGAAACATGCAACAAGACCTCCAATTAGAATGCCATTCAGAAAAGTCGAGAACTGCAATCAGGTCATAAAAATTGGTAAACAACTGAGATTCTCACTAGTCAATCTAGCTGGTAATGACATTGTGCAAGAAAATAAGAAGCTCATTCTTG cTTTATTGTGGCAGCTCATGCGATTCACAATGCTTCAACTGTTGAAAATTTTGAGATCTGATTCCCAAGGAAAGGAGATCACTGATGCTGATATCCTGAAATGGGTGAACAGAAAAGTGAAGAGCACTGGCAGAACTTCTCAAATAGAGAGCTTCAAG GCCTGGACAGAGGCATCATCTATTCCAAGAGCACtagtttcaattattttaagattGCCAAGACTTAAATTTACGATTGTAACCTTGGGAAAAGATGGCTGCATAATGCTTGAGAAATGTGTGGATGATG CCTGTGCCGTTGCAATTGAAGCACTCAACATCTATAA CTTGAAGCTAATGCTATTTTGGCAGTATCAGTATCACTTGCTGTCTGTAACGCTGGTGCGGCAGTGA